A region from the Anoplolepis gracilipes chromosome 2, ASM4749672v1, whole genome shotgun sequence genome encodes:
- the Twz gene encoding BTB/POZ domain-containing protein Tiwaz, producing MHAVQRKPRWRARGSRHSYPSTRECNHVVQCVTRELELLARRCFVDSDRLSRPRRDSRRPQTAAVDTRTTVNLEPTCQKRRKCEVDGKEAKAELTAQRNMFPSAQIKMRLLSPSSSPATSPTMSNSSSPTPPTPAAPAYNQKMTGIPCVAAASRYTAPVHIDVGGTIYTSSLETLTKYPESRLAKLFNGSIPIVLDSLKQHYFIDRDGGMFRHILNFMRNSRLLIPDNFADLDLLLEEARYFDIAPMCRQLEQMKKERIKNGSTTMMTTSSPSPPLSGQLSSGRGTACTTAPCNRDPEKMRGNDGNCSYECVALHVSPDLGERVMLSGGRALLDEVFPETTQAVIDARSGVAWHQQDARHVIRFPLNGYCKLNSVQAITRLLNAGFRVVASNGGGVEGQQFSEYLFVRQSVNT from the exons ATGCACGCAGTCCAACGAAAGCCGCGGTGGCGCGCGCGCGGCTCGCGCCACTCTTATCCCTCGACACGTGAATGCAACCACGTGGTCCAGTGCGTGACACGAGAGCTGGAGCTGCTCGCGAGAAGGTGTTTCGTAGACAGTGACAGATTATCGCGACCGCGACGGGACTCCAGGCGTCCCCAAACCGCAGCCGTGGACACGAGAACAACCGTCAACCTGGAGCCCACGTGTCAAAAACG ACGGAAATGTGAGGTCGATGGGAAGGAGGCGAAGGCAGAGTTGACGGCGCAACGCAATATGTTCCCTAGCGCTCAAATTAAAATGAG ATTGCTGTCGCCAAGCAGTTCGCCGGCCACCTCGCCCACAATGTCGAATTCCTCGTCACCAACACCACCGACACCGGCGGCTCCGGCTTACAATCAGAAGATGACCGGTATTCCTTGTGTGGCAGCCGCTTCGAGGTACACCGCACCAGTTCACATCGACGTCGGTGGCACGATATACACATCCTCCCTCGAGACTTTAACAAA atatccGGAATCTAGACTagcaaaattgtttaatggCAGCATCCCCATTGTTCTGGATTCGTTAAAACAACATTACTTTATCGATAGAGACGGCGGCATGTTTCGACACATACTCAACTTTATGCGAAATTCTCGGCTACTGATACCAGACAACTTTGCCGATCTCGATTTGCTGCTAGAGGAAGCAAGATACTTCGATATTGCGC CGATGTGCAGGCAACTGGAACAGATGAAGAAAGAGCGCATAAAAAACGGTTCGACAACAATGATGACAACGTCATCGCCGAGTCCACCGCTCTCCGGTCAACTCAGTTCCGGTCGTGGCACCGCCTGCACCACCGCACCCTGCAATCGCGATCCCGAGAAGATGCGTGGTAACGACGGCAATTGTAGCTACGAGTGCGTGGCATTACACGTAAGTCCGGATCTGGGCGAGCGGGTGATGCTGTCGGGCGGACGAGCCCTTTTGGACGAGGTGTTCCCGGAGACGACGCAGGCGGTGATCGACGCACGGTCCGGTGTCGCCTGGCATCAGCAGGACGCCCGTCACGTAATTAGGTTTCCGCTGAACGGCTACTGCAAGCTCAATTCGGTTCAGGCGATCACCAGACTGCTGAACGCCGGCTTCCGGGTGGTCGCGAGCAACGGTGGCGGCGTCGAAGGCCAGCAATTCTCGGAGTACCTGTTCGTCAGGCAATCCGTCAACACCTGA